Proteins co-encoded in one Amaranthus tricolor cultivar Red isolate AtriRed21 chromosome 7, ASM2621246v1, whole genome shotgun sequence genomic window:
- the LOC130818120 gene encoding ubinuclein-2-like isoform X3, with amino-acid sequence METDEQNGIIQSTERQRFYIELVPGETTIVSWKKLVKEAAREREREREKEKQYGMEMEMEMESERETEREREREREKQKEREREREREKQKERERERVKNQSVVASIGCESSRICLGGDSDGGQYKDLFFKDLRTEYVDRATSSGHKQQKKQRINAPKIENQTNDDHPSIKHAGPEAVSAKVTDKATDLSNETFIHSTLPAIIKDNQPKKLQAFNVDSPLLTYSKRSACKSEYPPLNAVETASVFPLKKMHDTLPKTQVIEKSAVERSRMKLRIGFDSSDIMHQNLKGRYEPVKINPMLLHDDESRGSRKLIDASPPGYQSFINGSISVLAATEDTLLERPYVKALECAIAELEVAVSRRRSFQSEALDARAPWFVIQRALPPEVMLKFGRVASIVVLRSAKETLSEDLVNRLVTILGKLVHRNTLKKTLRKLVMLNLFMRKGEAERFEDIKTEILSLVCHQQVGAAYIPEAKEKQISGGTYNLDDAAEDKLCDMYELCFQELPQHTDVQVLKLFIELAELWPEVIMDHHKLTKAISRAKKRRAIAEISRGQNVVDDVMTIPDRIPSQKGKVIASTDNHNPITSLPRKTAPKHKNSCPSSTGVKLASKQKRKQLISEKKNVKVKFFMKGEHETANSIEETTKVQANPSSAAASSKGQ; translated from the exons ATGGAGACTGATGAACAGAATGGGATTATTCAGTCTACTGAGAGGCAGAGATTTTACATTGAACTTGTACCTGGTGAAACTACCATTGTTTCATGGAAGAAATTGGTTAAGGAAGCTGCtagggaaagggaaagggaaagggaaaaaGAAAAGCAATACGGAATGGAAATGGAAATGGAAATGGAAAGCGAAAGAGAAAcagaaagggaaagggaaagggaaagggaaaagcaaaaggaaagggaaagggaaagggaaagggaaaagcaaaaggaaagggaaagggaaagggtaaAAAATCAATCTGTTGTTGCTTCTATTGGGTGTGAAAGTTCTAGAATTTGTTTG GGTGGTGATTCTGATGGTGGCCAGTACAAAGATTTGTTCTTCAAGGATTTAAGAACTGAATATGT AGATAGAGCTACATCATCAGGTCACAAGCAACAGAAAAAGCAGAGAATCAATgcgccaaaaatagaaaatcagaCCAATGATGACCATCCTTCAATCAAACATGCTGGACCAGAGGCCGTGAGTGCCAAGGTAACGGATAAGGCAACAGATCTGTCCAATGAGACCTTTATACACTCTACCTTGCCTGCTATAATAAAAGATAACCAACCTAAAAAGCTACAGGCATTTAACGTGGATTCCCCTTTGTTGACCTATTCGAAGAGATCTGCCTGTAAATCGGAATATCCACCACTGAATGCAGTTGAGACTGCTTCTGTGTTTCCCTTGAAAAAAATGCATGATACTCTTCCAAAAACTCAAGTTATTGAAAAAAGTGCAGTTGAGAGGAGCAGAATGAAATTAAGGATTGGATTTGATTCGTCCGATATTATGCATCAGAACTTAAAAGGCAGATATGAACCTGTAAAAATCAACCCTATGTTGTTGCATGATGATGAGAGTCGTGGAAGTAGGAAACTCATTGATGCTAGTCCACCTGGCTACCAGTCATTTATAAATGGTTCA ATCAGTGTTTTGGCTGCTACTGAAGATACATTACTTGAAAGGCCATATGTTAAAGCGCTTGAATGCGCAATTGCAGAGTTGGAGGTTGCAGTATCAAGGA GAAGATCATTTCAATCTGAAGCTTTGGATGCTCGTGCGCCATGGTTCGTAATCCAAAGGGCATTGCCTCCGGAGGTGATGTTGAAGTTCGGCAGAGTTGCAAGTATAGTGGTGCTG AGGTCAGCTAAAGAGACTCTGTCGGAGGATTTGGTTAATCGCCTAGTGACTATTCTTGGAAAGTTGGTGCATAGAAACACTCTGAAG AAAACCTTGAGAAAGCTGGTCATGCTGAATTTATTCATGCGGAAGGGGGAAGCTGAAAGGTTTGAGGATATCAAGACTGAAATTCTTTCGCTG GTGTGTCATCAACAAGTTGGAGCTGCTTATATCCCTGAAGCTAAAGAGAAACAGATATCTGGCGGAACCTACAATCTGGATGATGCTGCGGAGGATAAATTATGTGATATGTATGAGTTATGTTTCCAG GAACTTCCACAACATACAGATGTTCAAGTCCTGAAGCTGTTCATTGAG CTTGCTGAACTATGGCCTGAAGTAATCATGGATCACCATAAATTAACAAAAGCAATCAGCAGAGCAAAGAAAAGAAGAGCAATAGCTGAAATAAGTCGG GGTCAAAATGTGGTGGATGATGTTATGACAATTCCTGATCGAATCCCTTCTCAGAAAGGTAAAGTTATTGCCTCAACCGATAACCACAATCCCATTACATCACTTCCCCGAAAAACAGCTCCTAAACACAAGAATTCTTGTCCATCTTCAACGGGTGTTAAGTTGGCTTCGAAGCAGAAGCGGAAGCAACTCATTTCGGAGAAAAAGAATGTGAAAGTGAAATTCTTTATGAAGGGGGAGCATGAAACTGCCAATTCTATTGAGGAAACTACGAAAGTTCAAGCAAATCCCTCAAGCGCTGCAGCTTCTTCAAAGG GCCAATGA
- the LOC130818120 gene encoding ubinuclein-2-like isoform X1: protein METDEQNGIIQSTERQRFYIELVPGETTIVSWKKLVKEAAREREREREKEKQYGMEMEMEMESERETEREREREREKQKEREREREREKQKERERERVKNQSVVASIGCESSRICLGGDSDGGQYKDLFFKDLRTEYVDRATSSGHKQQKKQRINAPKIENQTNDDHPSIKHAGPEAVSAKVTDKATDLSNETFIHSTLPAIIKDNQPKKLQAFNVDSPLLTYSKRSACKSEYPPLNAVETASVFPLKKMHDTLPKTQVIEKSAVERSRMKLRIGFDSSDIMHQNLKGRYEPVKINPMLLHDDESRGSRKLIDASPPGYQSFINGSISVLAATEDTLLERPYVKALECAIAELEVAVSRRRSFQSEALDARAPWFVIQRALPPEVMLKFGRVASIVVLRSAKETLSEDLVNRLVTILGKLVHRNTLKKTLRKLVMLNLFMRKGEAERFEDIKTEILSLVCHQQVGAAYIPEAKEKQISGGTYNLDDAAEDKLCDMYELCFQELPQHTDVQVLKLFIELAELWPEVIMDHHKLTKAISRAKKRRAIAEISRGQNVVDDVMTIPDRIPSQKGKVIASTDNHNPITSLPRKTAPKHKNSCPSSTGVKLASKQKRKQLISEKKNVKVKFFMKGEHETANSIEETTKVQANPSSAAASSKGKQSTR, encoded by the exons ATGGAGACTGATGAACAGAATGGGATTATTCAGTCTACTGAGAGGCAGAGATTTTACATTGAACTTGTACCTGGTGAAACTACCATTGTTTCATGGAAGAAATTGGTTAAGGAAGCTGCtagggaaagggaaagggaaagggaaaaaGAAAAGCAATACGGAATGGAAATGGAAATGGAAATGGAAAGCGAAAGAGAAAcagaaagggaaagggaaagggaaagggaaaagcaaaaggaaagggaaagggaaagggaaagggaaaagcaaaaggaaagggaaagggaaagggtaaAAAATCAATCTGTTGTTGCTTCTATTGGGTGTGAAAGTTCTAGAATTTGTTTG GGTGGTGATTCTGATGGTGGCCAGTACAAAGATTTGTTCTTCAAGGATTTAAGAACTGAATATGT AGATAGAGCTACATCATCAGGTCACAAGCAACAGAAAAAGCAGAGAATCAATgcgccaaaaatagaaaatcagaCCAATGATGACCATCCTTCAATCAAACATGCTGGACCAGAGGCCGTGAGTGCCAAGGTAACGGATAAGGCAACAGATCTGTCCAATGAGACCTTTATACACTCTACCTTGCCTGCTATAATAAAAGATAACCAACCTAAAAAGCTACAGGCATTTAACGTGGATTCCCCTTTGTTGACCTATTCGAAGAGATCTGCCTGTAAATCGGAATATCCACCACTGAATGCAGTTGAGACTGCTTCTGTGTTTCCCTTGAAAAAAATGCATGATACTCTTCCAAAAACTCAAGTTATTGAAAAAAGTGCAGTTGAGAGGAGCAGAATGAAATTAAGGATTGGATTTGATTCGTCCGATATTATGCATCAGAACTTAAAAGGCAGATATGAACCTGTAAAAATCAACCCTATGTTGTTGCATGATGATGAGAGTCGTGGAAGTAGGAAACTCATTGATGCTAGTCCACCTGGCTACCAGTCATTTATAAATGGTTCA ATCAGTGTTTTGGCTGCTACTGAAGATACATTACTTGAAAGGCCATATGTTAAAGCGCTTGAATGCGCAATTGCAGAGTTGGAGGTTGCAGTATCAAGGA GAAGATCATTTCAATCTGAAGCTTTGGATGCTCGTGCGCCATGGTTCGTAATCCAAAGGGCATTGCCTCCGGAGGTGATGTTGAAGTTCGGCAGAGTTGCAAGTATAGTGGTGCTG AGGTCAGCTAAAGAGACTCTGTCGGAGGATTTGGTTAATCGCCTAGTGACTATTCTTGGAAAGTTGGTGCATAGAAACACTCTGAAG AAAACCTTGAGAAAGCTGGTCATGCTGAATTTATTCATGCGGAAGGGGGAAGCTGAAAGGTTTGAGGATATCAAGACTGAAATTCTTTCGCTG GTGTGTCATCAACAAGTTGGAGCTGCTTATATCCCTGAAGCTAAAGAGAAACAGATATCTGGCGGAACCTACAATCTGGATGATGCTGCGGAGGATAAATTATGTGATATGTATGAGTTATGTTTCCAG GAACTTCCACAACATACAGATGTTCAAGTCCTGAAGCTGTTCATTGAG CTTGCTGAACTATGGCCTGAAGTAATCATGGATCACCATAAATTAACAAAAGCAATCAGCAGAGCAAAGAAAAGAAGAGCAATAGCTGAAATAAGTCGG GGTCAAAATGTGGTGGATGATGTTATGACAATTCCTGATCGAATCCCTTCTCAGAAAGGTAAAGTTATTGCCTCAACCGATAACCACAATCCCATTACATCACTTCCCCGAAAAACAGCTCCTAAACACAAGAATTCTTGTCCATCTTCAACGGGTGTTAAGTTGGCTTCGAAGCAGAAGCGGAAGCAACTCATTTCGGAGAAAAAGAATGTGAAAGTGAAATTCTTTATGAAGGGGGAGCATGAAACTGCCAATTCTATTGAGGAAACTACGAAAGTTCAAGCAAATCCCTCAAGCGCTGCAGCTTCTTCAAAGGGTAAGCAGTCAACCCGATAA
- the LOC130818120 gene encoding ubinuclein-2-like isoform X4, whose amino-acid sequence METDEQNGIIQSTERQRFYIELVPGETTIVSWKKLVKEAAREREREREKEKQYGMEMEMEMESERETEREREREREKQKEREREREREKQKERERERVKNQSVVASIGCESSRICLGGDSDGGQYKDLFFKDLRTEYVDRATSSGHKQQKKQRINAPKIENQTNDDHPSIKHAGPEAVSAKISVLAATEDTLLERPYVKALECAIAELEVAVSRRRSFQSEALDARAPWFVIQRALPPEVMLKFGRVASIVVLRSAKETLSEDLVNRLVTILGKLVHRNTLKKTLRKLVMLNLFMRKGEAERFEDIKTEILSLVCHQQVGAAYIPEAKEKQISGGTYNLDDAAEDKLCDMYELCFQELPQHTDVQVLKLFIELAELWPEVIMDHHKLTKAISRAKKRRAIAEISRGQNVVDDVMTIPDRIPSQKGKVIASTDNHNPITSLPRKTAPKHKNSCPSSTGVKLASKQKRKQLISEKKNVKVKFFMKGEHETANSIEETTKVQANPSSAAASSKGKQSTR is encoded by the exons ATGGAGACTGATGAACAGAATGGGATTATTCAGTCTACTGAGAGGCAGAGATTTTACATTGAACTTGTACCTGGTGAAACTACCATTGTTTCATGGAAGAAATTGGTTAAGGAAGCTGCtagggaaagggaaagggaaagggaaaaaGAAAAGCAATACGGAATGGAAATGGAAATGGAAATGGAAAGCGAAAGAGAAAcagaaagggaaagggaaagggaaagggaaaagcaaaaggaaagggaaagggaaagggaaagggaaaagcaaaaggaaagggaaagggaaagggtaaAAAATCAATCTGTTGTTGCTTCTATTGGGTGTGAAAGTTCTAGAATTTGTTTG GGTGGTGATTCTGATGGTGGCCAGTACAAAGATTTGTTCTTCAAGGATTTAAGAACTGAATATGT AGATAGAGCTACATCATCAGGTCACAAGCAACAGAAAAAGCAGAGAATCAATgcgccaaaaatagaaaatcagaCCAATGATGACCATCCTTCAATCAAACATGCTGGACCAGAGGCCGTGAGTGCCAAG ATCAGTGTTTTGGCTGCTACTGAAGATACATTACTTGAAAGGCCATATGTTAAAGCGCTTGAATGCGCAATTGCAGAGTTGGAGGTTGCAGTATCAAGGA GAAGATCATTTCAATCTGAAGCTTTGGATGCTCGTGCGCCATGGTTCGTAATCCAAAGGGCATTGCCTCCGGAGGTGATGTTGAAGTTCGGCAGAGTTGCAAGTATAGTGGTGCTG AGGTCAGCTAAAGAGACTCTGTCGGAGGATTTGGTTAATCGCCTAGTGACTATTCTTGGAAAGTTGGTGCATAGAAACACTCTGAAG AAAACCTTGAGAAAGCTGGTCATGCTGAATTTATTCATGCGGAAGGGGGAAGCTGAAAGGTTTGAGGATATCAAGACTGAAATTCTTTCGCTG GTGTGTCATCAACAAGTTGGAGCTGCTTATATCCCTGAAGCTAAAGAGAAACAGATATCTGGCGGAACCTACAATCTGGATGATGCTGCGGAGGATAAATTATGTGATATGTATGAGTTATGTTTCCAG GAACTTCCACAACATACAGATGTTCAAGTCCTGAAGCTGTTCATTGAG CTTGCTGAACTATGGCCTGAAGTAATCATGGATCACCATAAATTAACAAAAGCAATCAGCAGAGCAAAGAAAAGAAGAGCAATAGCTGAAATAAGTCGG GGTCAAAATGTGGTGGATGATGTTATGACAATTCCTGATCGAATCCCTTCTCAGAAAGGTAAAGTTATTGCCTCAACCGATAACCACAATCCCATTACATCACTTCCCCGAAAAACAGCTCCTAAACACAAGAATTCTTGTCCATCTTCAACGGGTGTTAAGTTGGCTTCGAAGCAGAAGCGGAAGCAACTCATTTCGGAGAAAAAGAATGTGAAAGTGAAATTCTTTATGAAGGGGGAGCATGAAACTGCCAATTCTATTGAGGAAACTACGAAAGTTCAAGCAAATCCCTCAAGCGCTGCAGCTTCTTCAAAGGGTAAGCAGTCAACCCGATAA
- the LOC130818120 gene encoding ubinuclein-1-like isoform X5 → METDEQNGIIQSTERQRFYIELVPGETTIVSWKKLVKEAAREREREREKEKQYGMEMEMEMESERETEREREREREKQKEREREREREKQKERERERVKNQSVVASIGCESSRICLGGDSDGGQYKDLFFKDLRTEYVVLAATEDTLLERPYVKALECAIAELEVAVSRRRSFQSEALDARAPWFVIQRALPPEVMLKFGRVASIVVLRSAKETLSEDLVNRLVTILGKLVHRNTLKKTLRKLVMLNLFMRKGEAERFEDIKTEILSLVCHQQVGAAYIPEAKEKQISGGTYNLDDAAEDKLCDMYELCFQELPQHTDVQVLKLFIELAELWPEVIMDHHKLTKAISRAKKRRAIAEISRGQNVVDDVMTIPDRIPSQKGKVIASTDNHNPITSLPRKTAPKHKNSCPSSTGVKLASKQKRKQLISEKKNVKVKFFMKGEHETANSIEETTKVQANPSSAAASSKGKQSTR, encoded by the exons ATGGAGACTGATGAACAGAATGGGATTATTCAGTCTACTGAGAGGCAGAGATTTTACATTGAACTTGTACCTGGTGAAACTACCATTGTTTCATGGAAGAAATTGGTTAAGGAAGCTGCtagggaaagggaaagggaaagggaaaaaGAAAAGCAATACGGAATGGAAATGGAAATGGAAATGGAAAGCGAAAGAGAAAcagaaagggaaagggaaagggaaagggaaaagcaaaaggaaagggaaagggaaagggaaagggaaaagcaaaaggaaagggaaagggaaagggtaaAAAATCAATCTGTTGTTGCTTCTATTGGGTGTGAAAGTTCTAGAATTTGTTTG GGTGGTGATTCTGATGGTGGCCAGTACAAAGATTTGTTCTTCAAGGATTTAAGAACTGAATATGT TGTTTTGGCTGCTACTGAAGATACATTACTTGAAAGGCCATATGTTAAAGCGCTTGAATGCGCAATTGCAGAGTTGGAGGTTGCAGTATCAAGGA GAAGATCATTTCAATCTGAAGCTTTGGATGCTCGTGCGCCATGGTTCGTAATCCAAAGGGCATTGCCTCCGGAGGTGATGTTGAAGTTCGGCAGAGTTGCAAGTATAGTGGTGCTG AGGTCAGCTAAAGAGACTCTGTCGGAGGATTTGGTTAATCGCCTAGTGACTATTCTTGGAAAGTTGGTGCATAGAAACACTCTGAAG AAAACCTTGAGAAAGCTGGTCATGCTGAATTTATTCATGCGGAAGGGGGAAGCTGAAAGGTTTGAGGATATCAAGACTGAAATTCTTTCGCTG GTGTGTCATCAACAAGTTGGAGCTGCTTATATCCCTGAAGCTAAAGAGAAACAGATATCTGGCGGAACCTACAATCTGGATGATGCTGCGGAGGATAAATTATGTGATATGTATGAGTTATGTTTCCAG GAACTTCCACAACATACAGATGTTCAAGTCCTGAAGCTGTTCATTGAG CTTGCTGAACTATGGCCTGAAGTAATCATGGATCACCATAAATTAACAAAAGCAATCAGCAGAGCAAAGAAAAGAAGAGCAATAGCTGAAATAAGTCGG GGTCAAAATGTGGTGGATGATGTTATGACAATTCCTGATCGAATCCCTTCTCAGAAAGGTAAAGTTATTGCCTCAACCGATAACCACAATCCCATTACATCACTTCCCCGAAAAACAGCTCCTAAACACAAGAATTCTTGTCCATCTTCAACGGGTGTTAAGTTGGCTTCGAAGCAGAAGCGGAAGCAACTCATTTCGGAGAAAAAGAATGTGAAAGTGAAATTCTTTATGAAGGGGGAGCATGAAACTGCCAATTCTATTGAGGAAACTACGAAAGTTCAAGCAAATCCCTCAAGCGCTGCAGCTTCTTCAAAGGGTAAGCAGTCAACCCGATAA
- the LOC130818120 gene encoding ubinuclein-2-like isoform X2, giving the protein METDEQNGIIQSTERQRFYIELVPGETTIVSWKKLVKEAAREREREREKEKQYGMEMEMEMESERETEREREREREKQKEREREREREKQKERERERVKNQSVVASIGCESSRICLGGDSDGGQYKDLFFKDLRTEYVDRATSSGHKQQKKQRINAPKIENQTNDDHPSIKHAGPEAVSAKVTDKATDLSNETFIHSTLPAIIKDNQPKKLQAFNVDSPLLTYSKRSACKSEYPPLNAVETASVFPLKKMHDTLPKTQVIEKSAVERSRMKLRIGFDSSDIMHQNLKGRYEPVKINPMLLHDDESRGSRKLIDASPPGYQSFINGSISVLAATEDTLLERPYVKALECAIAELEVAVSRRRSFQSEALDARAPWFVIQRALPPEVMLKFGRVASIVRSAKETLSEDLVNRLVTILGKLVHRNTLKKTLRKLVMLNLFMRKGEAERFEDIKTEILSLVCHQQVGAAYIPEAKEKQISGGTYNLDDAAEDKLCDMYELCFQELPQHTDVQVLKLFIELAELWPEVIMDHHKLTKAISRAKKRRAIAEISRGQNVVDDVMTIPDRIPSQKGKVIASTDNHNPITSLPRKTAPKHKNSCPSSTGVKLASKQKRKQLISEKKNVKVKFFMKGEHETANSIEETTKVQANPSSAAASSKGKQSTR; this is encoded by the exons ATGGAGACTGATGAACAGAATGGGATTATTCAGTCTACTGAGAGGCAGAGATTTTACATTGAACTTGTACCTGGTGAAACTACCATTGTTTCATGGAAGAAATTGGTTAAGGAAGCTGCtagggaaagggaaagggaaagggaaaaaGAAAAGCAATACGGAATGGAAATGGAAATGGAAATGGAAAGCGAAAGAGAAAcagaaagggaaagggaaagggaaagggaaaagcaaaaggaaagggaaagggaaagggaaagggaaaagcaaaaggaaagggaaagggaaagggtaaAAAATCAATCTGTTGTTGCTTCTATTGGGTGTGAAAGTTCTAGAATTTGTTTG GGTGGTGATTCTGATGGTGGCCAGTACAAAGATTTGTTCTTCAAGGATTTAAGAACTGAATATGT AGATAGAGCTACATCATCAGGTCACAAGCAACAGAAAAAGCAGAGAATCAATgcgccaaaaatagaaaatcagaCCAATGATGACCATCCTTCAATCAAACATGCTGGACCAGAGGCCGTGAGTGCCAAGGTAACGGATAAGGCAACAGATCTGTCCAATGAGACCTTTATACACTCTACCTTGCCTGCTATAATAAAAGATAACCAACCTAAAAAGCTACAGGCATTTAACGTGGATTCCCCTTTGTTGACCTATTCGAAGAGATCTGCCTGTAAATCGGAATATCCACCACTGAATGCAGTTGAGACTGCTTCTGTGTTTCCCTTGAAAAAAATGCATGATACTCTTCCAAAAACTCAAGTTATTGAAAAAAGTGCAGTTGAGAGGAGCAGAATGAAATTAAGGATTGGATTTGATTCGTCCGATATTATGCATCAGAACTTAAAAGGCAGATATGAACCTGTAAAAATCAACCCTATGTTGTTGCATGATGATGAGAGTCGTGGAAGTAGGAAACTCATTGATGCTAGTCCACCTGGCTACCAGTCATTTATAAATGGTTCA ATCAGTGTTTTGGCTGCTACTGAAGATACATTACTTGAAAGGCCATATGTTAAAGCGCTTGAATGCGCAATTGCAGAGTTGGAGGTTGCAGTATCAAGGA GAAGATCATTTCAATCTGAAGCTTTGGATGCTCGTGCGCCATGGTTCGTAATCCAAAGGGCATTGCCTCCGGAGGTGATGTTGAAGTTCGGCAGAGTTGCAAGTATAGTG AGGTCAGCTAAAGAGACTCTGTCGGAGGATTTGGTTAATCGCCTAGTGACTATTCTTGGAAAGTTGGTGCATAGAAACACTCTGAAG AAAACCTTGAGAAAGCTGGTCATGCTGAATTTATTCATGCGGAAGGGGGAAGCTGAAAGGTTTGAGGATATCAAGACTGAAATTCTTTCGCTG GTGTGTCATCAACAAGTTGGAGCTGCTTATATCCCTGAAGCTAAAGAGAAACAGATATCTGGCGGAACCTACAATCTGGATGATGCTGCGGAGGATAAATTATGTGATATGTATGAGTTATGTTTCCAG GAACTTCCACAACATACAGATGTTCAAGTCCTGAAGCTGTTCATTGAG CTTGCTGAACTATGGCCTGAAGTAATCATGGATCACCATAAATTAACAAAAGCAATCAGCAGAGCAAAGAAAAGAAGAGCAATAGCTGAAATAAGTCGG GGTCAAAATGTGGTGGATGATGTTATGACAATTCCTGATCGAATCCCTTCTCAGAAAGGTAAAGTTATTGCCTCAACCGATAACCACAATCCCATTACATCACTTCCCCGAAAAACAGCTCCTAAACACAAGAATTCTTGTCCATCTTCAACGGGTGTTAAGTTGGCTTCGAAGCAGAAGCGGAAGCAACTCATTTCGGAGAAAAAGAATGTGAAAGTGAAATTCTTTATGAAGGGGGAGCATGAAACTGCCAATTCTATTGAGGAAACTACGAAAGTTCAAGCAAATCCCTCAAGCGCTGCAGCTTCTTCAAAGGGTAAGCAGTCAACCCGATAA